TGGGTTCAGAGGGTATTGGTCAGTGGTGCAAAGTCTGGTTTAAGGCCAGTAAAGAACAGAATACCCCAGGGACTGATTCTGGATCCAGGCATGTTTAATGTCTTTGTTACCAATCTGGATGATGGGATAGAGTGAACCCTCAGTAAACACACAGATAATATAAAACTGAGGGAAATGCTGACTTGTTAGAGAGCCGTGTTGCCATTTAGAGGAACTTCAACAGGGCTGTAGAGGGTCTGATGGGAACCTCATGGAGGTTTTGTTCAAGGTCCTTTTCCAGGCACCAGGATGTGCTGGGGGCACCCAGCTGGAAAGTGACACTCTTGAAAAGGGCCTGTAGTTCTTGGTGGACACTgagttgaacatgagccagcaatgtgcacaGAAGGTCGTTGACATTCTTGGCTTTATTaggcagagcacagccaggaaATCAAGACCCTCCTCATCTACTTTGGTGAGGCTGTAGCTGGAGCAATGTGTCCAGTTCAGGACCCTCTATGGTGCGAAGAGGACAGGTTGACAGCACTGGGCAATATTGTTAGGATAAAGGGCAGTGGGGACACATTCTCTGGCACACAGGAGTGTGAGGGAGAAGTCTCTGAAAAGCAGGCAGCACTTCcagccatccagagagacctaggCAGGCTGGAGCAGCAAGGCCAAGAGAACCTCATGACATTCAGCAAAGCTGAGTGCACCTGGGTTGTGTCAGCTGTTGCTATCgatacaagctgggggatgaaaggattgagcacagGACTTCAGAGTGCTGGTGGATGGAAAACTGGACATGAGACAgtaatgtgccctcacagcccagaaagacAGCCACATCCCGGGCTGCATGCAAAGCAGCATGGAAAGCAGGGTGAGGGAGTGATCCTGcccatctgctctgcactggtgaggcttcACTTgaagcactgcatccagatgtggagccctcagtagaggagagacatggagctgttggggtgcatccagaggagggccacaaaaataatCTGAGAAATGAAGACCCAAGAACAGCCTTTCAGTATACAAAGGggagctataagaaagaaggaaacagactCATTAAAAGGGCCACGTCTgtctttttattaattattcttgctatctttttattaatttgagtTCATTTTGGGTGTTCTGTAAGctgtatttcttatttcttctccttcctttttgttttctagtatAAACAATTTCCTTGCTAGCTTTCTAATTAAATTGCATAGTGCTCTTATTTGTCCCTGAACTGGCAGACAGGTGCTTTCCTTTTACTCCAAATATGTAAAGCCTTTCATCCTTTTTCTCTGTTGATAGAACCTGTTCTTAAAGCTCTCCCCTTCACAATTCATTCTTATCATTTCATCTAGCCTCTATTTGCTAATATTTCATGTAAAACATAAataagaacattatttttatatgttaGAGGAGGTGTGTGGTGGGTATGTGCTTCAATTTGCTGTCTGAGCGACTGCTGCTGAAAGGTTAGATTACTTGCTGACAGCCTTATAAAGAATTTTGTCACTTTGTGTTAGATAATGGGTTTTACTGCAGGAGGGCTGTATAAAATGAGAGCGACTCTCCACTGACAATTCATGTTGCCTTCACAGAAGTGATGGGGAAATTTGTCACATTGGGATGGGTTAGAGAGCATCAGTGATGGCAGGACTTGAGGGAAGCTGTGCCTGAGACCTGGAAGGAGTCTGGGGTAAAGGATTGTGCAGTGTTCTGACACAAAAGGAATTGTGGATGCTCTTAGAGCTGTCTTTGCACCATTTCAATTCAACGGccattcaattaaaaaatgcCCATGTTTGAATTGtcagttcttttccttctggtcTCCATTTGAGGCTACTACCTCTGACATAGCTTCACCTTCTCAATAAGGCACAATTCACTGTTTTAAGAGAGCTCCAGAAAGGCAGTCTTGTCACCtaaaatgagaactgaaaacaTAAGAGCAGCTTAAAGCAGTTATTTCTGACATTGATCACAGCTAATAAGATTTGGAGAAACCAATTTCTGAGGTGTCTGAGAAGGTCTCTTCTCACAGTACAAAGTCATACTGTACCTATTCTGTACTCTCGTGGCCAGATGAATAGATGTGATAAATGGATAGCTATTTTTACCTGGGGAGCTGTGAAATTGGTGGAATTTGTTTTGAGCCAAGTTAATGCATAATTCTGTTAATGAATTTACAGGAAGATAAAATTATAGTGTTGATCAAATTCACTTTTTAGGGTTTATTTTGGTAGTTGCATACAACATAGTTTTTAATCTATGTATATCtaagtaaagaagaaaagactaACAGAAAATTTGCCcatgtgaattttttttttgctttggattAAATGTTACTTCCCTACAATAAAACAGTGCAAACTAATAACTAAtaactctctctcttattttatagtTTGGGAACACATGCTACTGCAATTCAGTTCTTCAGGCACTTTATTTTTGCCGTCCATTTCGAGACAAAGTCTTAGCATACAAGAGtcagccaagaaaaaaagagaacctCCTTACATGCTTAGCTGACCTCTTCCACAGTATAGCCACCCAGAAGAAAAAGGTTGGAGTTATACCTCCCAAGAAATTTATAACAAGATTACGAAAAGAAAATGGTAACTTCTTTTATTCTTGTGTAATATAGCAAGTATGACTTAGTTCTGAAGCTGAAGTAGTGGCATATCTCCATATTATGgatgaaaaatgttctttgtgcTGTAATGTAGAGAAGAGGTAACCCTGGAGTAAGTGTGTAACCTTGGAGCTGCCCGGAAAGAATcatcatttctctttgtgtatAACTAAGTCATTTGTCAGTGTTTGCTTCTGAAACTGCATGCTAGTTTTGACTAAGAACTGTATTGTCATAATCAGAATCCACtctgaagcttttattttgttcttaaaaagaTTGTTATGCTTTGATTGTAGTCATCAGTCTGCCAAACTGACTGTATGGAATGCATATAGAGACATCCCTGCCATAATCTATCTTAAAATCCTATACATGTTTAAGTTGTTAGGGTTTTTTTGCATTACTTAGTTTGATCtactttttaaataatgaatgcattttaaaatcagcaaCTGGTTTTATCTAactttttaatgtaataaataCCCCCAATTTTAAGATATTTCCAGAGATTTTTAATGATTTAAGTTTcttatccaaaaaaaaaaaaaaaaaaaaaagagagagagatttttatGTGACCTGTGCGGAACAGGAAACtcattcagttcttcagtaCTTGGATGTCTTTGTTTTTCGGTGCATTTGTAGAAATAATTGATTATTCTATCACTATTTAATCAATGAATGTTAACTGACTACAGCAAATGGAGAGAACTTTTTTGAACTTTAGAGAAGAGTTAATTGAAGAAAGTATCAGATAGGTACGCAGTGCCAACCTAAGTTCTGTTCCAGTCAGTATCTAGCTGTACCAGGGCAATCTGACTGAATAATCTTCATAATCTTTATGTATTCCACATTACAATGCTGCTATTCAGTCTTTGTTTTCTAAGCCTGAATCCAACATACATCTTGAAGCCTAACTGGCTGGGAAGCAGCTACTGGCTTGAAGTCAGCTGAAGGAATACTGTTATGTTGGCTTAAATTTCTTCTAATCATAAAATGAACAATGTGTTGTACTTGTTAATTTACCGACTGAACAGATATCCCTAAGAGATCTGTGATGTGGCATGGTGAAGAATCTCTGGAATGTTTAACCTCGACAGACTCACAGCCTTGATGTACTTGATTAAATAAAGATTTTGTAGGTGGTTAGATTCAGAGTTGAACTTCTCCTTCTCAAAAATAGTGTTGTAGGTGTTCATTAAATAAGCTACTTGATTCATATGCTTGGCTGcttcattgcagctttccagatGATACAGATTAGCATCACCTTCTCTCTATTTGCTAGTTTTCaggtttttattcatttcaatttGAAGTTTACTTCTGGAAGCAATCAAGAGAATGATGACAAAGCTATGATGTAGTCCCTGTATGCACTTCTAAACTTAAACTTCACTGAGAATTTATGTTCATCTTTCCAGTTCTGTAAACTATTAACTATCCCTCTGGTGAAGGCCTGTCTCTTAGTATATTCTTGCACTAAAAGGAAGTTGGAAGTTATAGTTTTTGGCAATTGGAGCAATTGCTAAAAAGACATCTGTGATATTTGCCCGTAATTTAGAATGCTTTTCAAATTGGCAGATAAATCTCCTTGTTAAGAACCTCTGGTCAGGAAGGGAAAAGTAACTGTTAATAAATCAAGTTCAGTGCCCTTAGTTTTTTCTTAGTCCTGTAAATAAGGATTTATTGAGGCAGACGACGTCTCAATTTATTGAAGTCTATTGAAATATCACCTTATGTTTTCAGAGTGATACCAGCATGAACATAAACAAGAGAACAAACTTGTAAGGGGAGTTTAACTTCAATCTGTAGCATTACTACACATTGCAGTATGTGCCAGTGACACTATTTGCTGTCAACTGAGTGACTCCTATGGCAATTATGCTTAGAAATGCCAACAAACCACTGTTTGTGCACACTTCTATTATACACCAATTTccaaaagcagtttttcagatCTTCAAAGACTAACGTGTTTATTACATGAAGACCTAAATTGAGGCCTGTTCTTGCGTTGGCTAGATATTTAGGCTAGTTTGGCATGGCTCCTACAAGTACTGCCTTACCTAATGAAATCTGAGGAAAGTTATAGTTAATTATATCAGTGTCTTTAAGTTCATCTTACTTGTATTTCTGGTTCTGATGGCAATGCACTTTTGACAGCGCAATTATGAACTTAAAACCCTAGAAGtgaaaataagcaaaggaaTGCTTTGAACATTTGCTGTTTGTGTTAATCATGTGATAGAAGATGCAAaccactgaaatatttcctgtttgGAGTTCATTTGTGAAAATATCAATGTCTATTGCCATTTGAAATGCCCTTTATTATCCAAGACATTGGTCTAAGCTTGTCAGAAGTAGAATACCCCTGTGTGGGGGTCCAAGTCCTTATGGACAGGCTTCTGGAGTATGGTTCAAGGCAAGCTATAAAATTTCAGGCAGCACTGTATGTACACCAGAGTTTCAGTTGCACAATAATGGCCAAGTTTTCTTGCAGAATAGCCCACTTCTCTGGTAATTCTCCTCAGCTATTTACATGAATGTAAGCTTAGTCTTTCTCCACCCCCCAGCATTGTTGGCTAAATAAATGTTGGCTAAATAAAGTCCTGATTTTGATGATGTTTTGTCACAAGTGATTCAAACCTGAAACAAAGACTAattctgaaattttcatttaaaaaaacaaaacaaaacaaaacttgtttaTAGTATAGCactaattcattttaaaaatatcctctttctttttcttaaatcttaTAGAGCTTTTTGATAACTACATGCAGCAGGATGCACATGAGTTCTTAAACTACCTATTAAATACAATTGCGGATATCttgcaagaggagagaaaacaagagaagCAAAATGGTCGCTTACCCAATGGCAATATTGATAATGAAAACAACAGCCCACCAGACCCAACATGGGTTCATGAAATCTTTCAGGGAACGTTAACAAATGAAACCAGATGTCTTACATGTGAAACTGTAAGTCCTTATTTACTTCATAAAGCAAATTCTTCATGTTACAGAACTTTGTTTCATGATTCATTCATCTCAATAGAGTAATGGgttacatttgtttgtttcctcagaAGTCTTATATTTgtatgaatgtttttgtttttaatttgtcacTGAGAAATTTCCAGCAGCAGATGCACAGTTtgttaataataagaagaatcatagaatcaccaaggttggaaaagacctaaaagatcatccagtccaaccgttcacctattaccaatagctcccactaaaccatgtccctgagcacaacatccagtcgttccttgaacacccccacggtcagtgactccaccacctccctgggcagtccattccagtgcctgatcaccctttctgagaagtaatatttcctaatgtccagcctgaatctcccctgccgtaacttgaaaccattccttgtagtcctatcactaatgacacaaaaGAAAAGGCCGACCctcagctcactacaacctcccttcaggaagttatagagagcaataaggtctcccctgagcctcttcttctccaggctgaacattcctggctccttcagcctctcctcgtaTGACCTGCGCTCCACacctctcaccagctttgttgccctaATAATAAGGTATTGGTCAATATTAGGAAGATGCCTGGTTAAATTTTGTTTGTGTAGTCATAATCAACTTCAAAATTTAGATTAGAGAACTCTAAGTTGATATATTTGTAGGAGCAATGACGCCTGCTACACAGGGATGGGGAGTTTTTCTCCAAAGTGATGTCTTTACGACTTAATGTCGTATTTAGTCCTAcattccagaaataaatattctgaatCAGTTTCCATAGACTTGTAGTTTTGAAATTTAAATCCATTGAAATCATAACTCCATGGTTTCCTCTTAAATGTCTGTCCTCAGAAATTCTCCTCTTACTGGACCCTGAGAAATAAGCTTCATTTTTGAGAGAGCTGTGCTAAAAGTTTCTATGAGAGTAGTTCTGCAGTGAAAGGAATAAGCTATTTTGGAGAAAAACTTATAATTGAATTTTACCTGcttcagaaaaagcagcacaatATGAAAATTACAGTAATTCTCTCCTGGTCTGTGCCTTAGATATTATAAAAAGCTAAACTACTGTATTTTTTGTGTGACTCTATACTTATTTTCCTTAATTACATAATGCACATATTTCAATGCAGTGTTGGAAAGGAGGAATTAGTCAGATGAAAACTATATACTTCAcatgtattttttctgtcttctagaAATATCTCtttgatgtggaaaaaaataaacaaaaaaaaagcttcctaaTGTGATATGTAATGCAACTGCAGACTTCAATAGATCCTGATATTTTGAGTAATTTAAGTGCTGATTTCTGCCTACCgcctttatttctgctttctcttccctaGTTTTTACTTCATGGCAACTgcaaattacttttctttactttgtgtactgtttttttttttcttgttagttaTCATAAAATATGTCTTTCTTTTAGTCTCTTATTAGGACTGGCATCATTGCCATTCTTCACTGTGACATCATGAAGTTTTCCTGTCAGGATTTTGATCTACATGCTGTCTTAACACAATCCAAAAATGCCGAAGCATTCTTTGCCAGCATTATTTTGTTCATTAGTGGACctatcatgattttcagccttTCTAATATTGcttagttctgtttttctgttaccTGCTGCTGAATGGGATATGCCACATCTGCTCAAAGCTGGCTAGTTGAATTTTAAAGAGTGTCACAGGCAGAAATTTTCTAAGACACATTGTTTATTGGTATGTTAGGACTTCTGTATTCCTGCCCCTAATGATCTGGAAACTGTTTAATTAGCCATTTATCTACTAAGCATATCAGCTTCTGTCTGATTAAAACACAGTGACCTGAAAATGGGCACTtagaaagaaacacatttagACATAGTAAGTATGTAATGCTACTGTGAATAGTCTcttattttcaaatacagtgaATATTGCTTTGATGCTTTTTGGAGGTGTTGGCATTTAGCTTTAGAAGTGTAACTTAAAATGCTAGGTAGCACATTATACAGCAAGAAGTGAATTAGTGCATCTTAATGATAAGACAATAACCGTAGTtgtttgctgggttttttttacttaaatgtGGGATTTAATGCATACTTAgatctattttgtttttcttctttacttccAAATAGAAATGAACACCTTCTAGCAGTTCAAAACAGTGCAATCTTTCTAAAAACCAACATAGCAAGATTTCATTGTAATTTTGGTTGTTCCGATTAATAGAAAAGAGCTTCTTTCCAGGATGCATGGACTCATTAGCCCTTTTACTTAACTGGCTATTTTAGAGATCTATCCTCAGTTTAAACATGGAATGTAGTGGAATATAAAAAACCCTATATGATTCTTAAAAAAGATGTGTCTTGGGTCAAGCTACACTATGAACAAGTTAGAAATCTGATTGTAAATTCTTTATGTTCTCGTGATGTGATGTCCTGTCATGATTCCTTCCCCTTCCATGGTGAAGATATGAAGTACGGCTGAGTGAATACTACGTTTTTTGTGAATAATCGataaaaaaatatgtagaaGTTCATTGGTTTTATGGCATTTACCTCAAAATTTCAGGAAGGTGTGTGAGAGAACCAGAAAGCAATGTTATTGACAAAGGGGAAACAGTCTTGGGCCAAAAGCATCGGATCAAATTGATAATGGTTTGCTTTTTCAGCAGTTggttttattcttatttttgtatAACTCTCCACAATAGAAAATTCTACTGTTTCAGGCTGAGTGGTAACAGTAAGGAAAATCTCAGTGCTCTCTATTAAAGGAGTAGTACAGAAACTTAACTGTGTCCtactctcttccttcctctcaaTAAATCATACCCTGTCTTTTAGCTTCACTGAAAAATAGTTTCTGTCTTAGCATATATGGGAGTCTACAACTGCAAAAGTCTTTATGTGTGAGATCATGCATATTGCTAGTGAAATTCCAAACAGAAAGTAATACGATTTTTTGTGTTAGTATTTTGTCTGTGGCACTGGCCATCTGGCTATAGGTGAGCAGTCTGTGCACAAAATTATGTCCAGGATGTGAGAACAAGGTGTGGTCCCTTTAGACTCGTAGAATGGCCTatttgaaaaggaccacaaagatcatccagtttcaacccccctgctatttgcagggtcaccaaccaccaggccaggctgcccagagccacatccagcctggccttgaatgcccccagggatggggcatccacaacctccttgggcaacctgttccagtgtgtcaccaccctctgtgtggaaaaacttccttccaatatctaacctaaacctcccctgtctcagctGAAAACCagtcccccttgtcctatcactatccaccctcttAAATagttgttccccctcctgtttatacgcttccttcaagtactggaaggccatgatgaggtctccctggagccttctcctctccaagctaaacaagcccagttcctcaACTGTTCCTCtcaggagaggttctccagccctctgatcatcttagtggccctcctaTGCttctgctccaagagctccagcatatctggaatactgcatccaggtccTGTGCTAggtgccccaggcctggatgcagtactccagttATGTTGGAACTCCAGATATAGAATGTTGGAATGCCTCAATTCTGTATCACTGTTCAGTATTGTGTTAGGAGCACTCACGAGGCTTTTTGAACAGACTGGGACTTGATTCTGTGAATGGTGAAGTTTTCTGACCATGTCCATCTTTGTTTTACATCCTATATACAGTTGGAATACATAGCATAGAAGATTACTTTAGTCTGAGGAATTGATGTTtattggaaataaatacatgattTACAATAGAATAGTGATGTTTATTGGAAATAGAACCTCTGGAGATGAAGGAGGCATGGTTAGAGTGGGAGGTTAATGgtaaaattctttttctttcttttttttttcttttaagtaaaacTTCGAGTAAATTGGCAGTTCAAATAGCAATGGCTGAAAAATCTTAAAAACGAAGCATAGCAGTTTCTGAACTATCAATATTGATGGAAAAATGCACTTGCTAAACCATATAATGGCTTTACATGATCTGAAATGCACAACAGCCGGTTGTTGTGCAGACTTCcattttctcctgcctttgccAGTGGGATAAGGGAGAGAACTGGGGGGGGTAGGGAGAGGGAAAGTAGAATCaatgggttgagataaaaactatttactgaaacagaaaagagaggaaataatagtaatgatgcatatatatgtgtgtatttgtgtataCACACACCCCCCagtttttttagtgttttttcaCATGGTGTCTTATGGTATGGAATATTCTTCTggccagtttaggtcagctgCCCTAGTTGTATCCCCTTCCCCTGGGATTTCCACTGGACTCCTTTGTGTACCGCTCTCAAGTCTGGTAGTTCTGAAAGGGAAGTTTGCAGTGGGTTGAAATGTTGTTCATCTCCATACTCCTAAACTGTAGTACATCCCTGAAGATGGGAAACTCTCGACTTACTAAAGATgcaagcagctttttttctcaCCCTAAAAGCATCTTGAAAAATTTCTGAAAGTTTAAACTTAAGCATTTAAATTATACTATAGTCATTGTGCAGACTGGTGTAGCAGTCCATTTTCTGTGTGTACACTTATTCTTGGAAAAATTGTCTAAAGAAGAGTGGGAGGGATCTTTTGCCAGTCCTCTCACAGACATTAACAGAAGGTTATAACTTAACTCCATAAGCCTTTTTGTTTCACCAGTTATGTTAGTTATCAGAAGTTGTCTTGACCAGCTGCGTTACAGTTAGTTCGGGatagaagaggctgaggggagactttattgctctcttccagtacctaaaaggTGCTCACtgtgagagtggggttggtctcttctcactggtgacaggtgacaagaggaggggaaatggcctcaagttgcaccagggcgAGTTTAGGTTGGGCAtcagaaaaaacttctttgcagaaagggttgttaagcactggaataggctgcccagggaggtggttgagtcaccatccctgcgTGTGTTTAAAACCCGTTTGGATGCGGTGCTCCGGGACCACAGGAGGAGGACATCAGGGACCACATTTAGAGGAGGGCTGTTAGTCacctgaacatgagccaacagtgtgcccaggtagccaagaagaCCAACGGCATCCaggcctgcattagaaatggTGTggccagaaggagcagggaggtaatcatccccctgtactcagcactggtgaggctgcaccttgagtactgagttcagttttgggctcctcactacaagaaagacattgaggccctggaacgtgtccagagaagggcagcaaaacTGGTGACGGgtttggagcacaagtcttacgaGGAGTGGTTGAAGGTGctgagattgtttagtctggagaagaggaggctcaggggagacttcattgcactctacagcttcctgaagggaggttgtgataaggaggggtttggcctcttctcccaggcaactaacaggacccgaggaaacagccacaagttgtaccagaggaggtttagattaagcataaggaaaacctttttctctcagagagtggtcaggcactggaatggctgcccagggaggtggtggagtcgcctTCCCTGgagtgttcaagaggcatctggatgaggagctacgagatctGGTTTAatggtttgttgtagctacagtaatgggagtatggttggactgggtgatcttgtaggtcctttccaaccttgtgattgtatgattctgtgattatagttagggtagtatgatTAGGTTGTGGTTTGAcatgatgatctctaaggtcttttccaacatgagcaattaaatgattctatgattctacctcCTTGGGCATATATACgttcctctcttcctctttctgaaCAGAATTAGAAACAGAGGTCTAGCGAGTGTCTGAGATGCTGAGACATTTCACTTGAAACAATTTTTGAAAAGCTGTTATAAAGTAGAAGATATATTCTGTCAGGAGAGAATGGTGCTGTAAAATAGTCGAAAAAGCTGTTCAGGTTTAAACCTGTTATTCtgctcatcttttctttttccttcctgcagatAAGCAGCAAAGATGAAGACTTCTTAGATCTTTCTGTTGATGTAGAACAAAATACTTCAATTACTCATTGCTTAAGGTAGATGCAAAAATCTGAACTATATCTTGCCTGTCTTTTTTTGATCTTGAAAGAAGGAAGTAAAACTGAAAGCTCATGGATTCATTCAATTTAGCAAATTTTAGGTTATGTAAACTTAATAAAATGATGGGGTTTTTTGCAtgcatttatacatatatttcaggTAAGAAGCTAGTATCTCtgtaatgtctttttttttcttctttcagggGTTTCAGCAATACAGAAACTCTGTGCAGTGAATACAAATATTACTGTGAAGAATGCCGCAGTAAGCAAGAAGCACATAAAAGGTAGGCTAGACTCCCCTTATGGGACATTGTACTACATTTCTGTTCCTCTGAGTAATTAAATAACTTTTTGCTGCAAGAGACAGTTTGATAATTCTGACTGAATTGGCAAAAAGTCTTTTGCTTGTAACATTACTTTTTAAGTGAGTTTTTAATTAGCTGTGGTAAACATCTGCATGGCAGCACTCATGGAAAGCGTTAGAAGCTCTGTAGAAACCTGGAGTTTATTTTgtgtaaaaaatgttttgtctgtcTGATATTTAATTAagtctttgaaaataaactCTTGATTTTGTGTACTGtgctgtattattattttttaacccGAGAAAGTATTTGTTTATGTATAGATGAGTTGAAGGGATGGGAACATGGAGATGGGGACATGCTGTACTGGTTATACCACTGGTTCTTGTTAGTGAGTTTACCAGAGATTCAACACGTGGCTTTTGGCATGTCTCATCTGCAAAGTATGCATTCATATG
The sequence above is a segment of the Excalfactoria chinensis isolate bCotChi1 chromosome 1, bCotChi1.hap2, whole genome shotgun sequence genome. Coding sequences within it:
- the USP12 gene encoding ubiquitin carboxyl-terminal hydrolase 12; amino-acid sequence: MEILMTVSKIASICTMGANASALEKEIGPEQFPVNEHYFGLVNFGNTCYCNSVLQALYFCRPFRDKVLAYKSQPRKKENLLTCLADLFHSIATQKKKVGVIPPKKFITRLRKENELFDNYMQQDAHEFLNYLLNTIADILQEERKQEKQNGRLPNGNIDNENNSPPDPTWVHEIFQGTLTNETRCLTCETISSKDEDFLDLSVDVEQNTSITHCLRGFSNTETLCSEYKYYCEECRSKQEAHKRMKVKKLPMILALHLKRFKYMDQLHRYTKLSYRVVFPLELRLFNTSGDATNPDRMYDLVAVVVHCGSGPNRGHYIAIVKSHDFWLLFDDDIVEKIDAQAIEEFYGLTSDISKNSESGYILFYQSRD